TCCTCCCACTTTGTTGATTTCTTCCCGGACAATTTGGGAGACTCTTTGCAAGACTCGCCACATAAATGGAAGGTAAGCATATACACCGCTACCGATGCGACGAATGTAGCCGGCGCGGACTAAGAGTTTATGGCTGGGAATCTCAGCATCTGCTGGATCGTCCCTAAGTGTGAGGAATAGCATTTGTGACAGTCGCATCGTTTGTCCCCTTTCCAGATTCAATAATCCTTTAATCAGTTAAGTTAGTCTATTAGCTTGCTATAAATTACCAAAAGGTATAAGCAAGCTTACTTTAATCAACCTTTTTAAAATGTCCGCTCACAACTTCAGGAGAAAAGCACCTTGCCCGATATTAGTTATCAAGCCCAACCACCCTTGGAATTTATTCCCCCGGCGTTAGATCCTTTATTTTTACGCGTTGTCCAGTTGGTATTACCCAAATGGATACGCTGGCAAACAGCAATTAACCATATTGAAGCAGACAACGTAGAGGTTTTGGTAGATTTATACCGCCAGTTCCAAGAAGGTAAAATCCGCTTTATGCTGGCATTTCGCCATCCAAAGACGGACGATCCCTTTGCTTTGGGCTATTTGCTTTATCACATTCTGCCAAAGGTAGCACGACATGGGGGTACAGTGCTACAGCATCCCATTCACGCTCATTTTATCTATGACCGTGGAATTCCTCTTTGGGCTGGTTCCCACGTTGGCTGGATTGTATCTCATTTGGGTGGAACTCCTATTCAACGAGGGAAAGCAGATTGGACGGGATTGCGATCAGCACGTGACTTATTTGTCAACGGTCAGTTTCCCATGGCGGCTGCACCCGAAGGAGCTACCAATGGTCTTTCAGAAATTGTCAATCCTCTAGAACCGGGTATTGCCCAAATGGGTTTTTGGTGTGCTGAGGATTTACAGAAAGACAAGCGGGATGAACAGGTGTTTATTGTACCAGTCGGTATTCGCTACAATTATGTTGCCGCTCCTTGGGATTCTATTGCCAATCTTTTAACTGAATTAGAAACGATTATTGGTGTAGCCTCATCGCCTTCCCCTGCGACCTTCGACTGTCTCTACCCTCGCCTGATAAGCGTGAGCGAACGTTTATTATCTTTGATGGAAGAATTTTACAAGCGGTTCTACCATAGAAAGTTGCCAGTTCCCGAGTCCGGACTAGATGTCAATGAGCTTTTTGCCGCTCGTCTTCAAGCTGTGTTAGATGTGGTTTTACAAGTTGCTGAAGGTTATTTTGACTTGCAAGCTAAAGGAAATTTTAGCGATCGCTGTCGGCGGGTAGAGCAAGCGGGATGGAATTATATTTTTAGAGAGGAATTTAAGGATATAAAAGCACTGTCTCCTGTAGAAAAGGCGTTAGGCGATCGTATAGCAGAAGAAGCGAATTTGCGAATGTGGCACATGAGACTGGTGGAAAATTTAGTTGCAGTCACGGGCAAATACGTGCGAGAAAAACCCACAGCAGAACGATTTGCCGAGACAACTTTACTTCTGTGGAATGTCGTCAATCGGATTACAGGTGGAAACCCTGTCCGAACTCCCAATCTTGGCAAGCAAAATGTGAAAATAATCATTGGTGAGCCGTTGTCTGTTTCCAAGCGTTACCCTGCTTACAAAGCAAGTCGCCAAGGTGCAAGACAAGCAGTTGCCGATCTCACAAAAGATTTACAACAGAGGTTGGAAGGGCTGGTTTTGAAGGATAATACATAACAACAATATTGAGCAAAACTATCTACTTAGAATTAGTTAAATAGGTAAGCATTTCTTCAATTTCATCAATATCCGTTAATGACAATCCCTCATAAATTTGAGTAGGTAGGGCTAAAGCCCACCACCCACTCCCACAAAGAAGGTGCAAGATGTCAAGTGAGGTACTCTAAGAAATAATTAACCGCAGATGAACGCGGACAGACGCAGATAAATTTGTACCTCAGGAAACTAGGAAACGCAATAACTCCTGGCTCAACTGTTGAGGATTTTATAGTCATATTTATTTTGGCAAGTATAATCCGTAAGTAGAGACATTTAGTTAAGCTAACCAGTTATATACAGTCAAGCCAGAAATTTGACAAAAATGGGATTGATTGTTAGTAACAATCGCCATGCTATTAACCATTGCTGAAGCAGCAATCAAAATATCCGCATCCCCGATAGGAGCTCCTTTTCTCCTTAGTTCTGCATAGATATCAGCTGCTTGAACAACTATCTCATCAGTTAAAGGGAGAATAATGTTGTTGGTGCAAAACTGTTCAAATGCTTCGAGTTGCTTATTAGCCGTTTTAGCTTTCAGTCCTCGTAGAATTTCATAGCGAGTAATAATCGAGAAAGTAAACCTGCTATGTTGCGCCAAATATGATTGTGCTTTAGCAAGGACAAGAGGATTTTGGCGCAGAATGACTGACAGCGTATCAGTATCTAAAAGAACTGGATCTTGGCTCATGCTTCAGTTCTATCAGAGAAAAAATTGTCTCGATTCAAGGCGATTTCTTCAATTTCGTCAATATCCGTTGCTGACAATCCCTCATAAACTTGAGCAGCGAGTTGTAGCATATCTTGAGGACTAAGAGGAGTAGTAGGTTCAACTATCAGTTGGACAAATTGCCCTTCAATCAATTCAGGTTCTTCTAAAGGGCGAAACACACCATTTTCATAAATAGCTTTTAAGGTTTGCATTTGATAACCTAGTCTTTATTTACTAAACATTGTATTCGCTCTCCGTGAAAAACGGTTTGCGGTTAAGAGCTAGTTCTGAGACCTCAATCATTGTTAACCGAGGAGTATTGAGTTCTATTTGCCATTGAGTCAGAACCGCTTTCGGAGCAAGAATGAGAATCCGCTTGGCAATTCCTGCTAACCAAGCTTGACGAATGAGCAAGCCGGCTTGAATGGTTTTTCCTAAGCCAACTTCGTCTGCTATGAGGAGTTTGGGAGGCCAATTTTGATAAAGACGCTGAAAAGCGCTAATTTGATGAGGATAGGGTATTATTGCACAGGTGGCTTCGCCTACGCGATCGCCTCTACCTGGAATTGCTGCTCCATATTGAATCATGCTCCAAATTTGTTTGAATTGTTCTTGCAAGTCTGGGGGCTGATTATTGGTTTCAGTTGTAGTATCAATAGATCCAATCTCTACAGTATTTAGGGTACTCGCTTCTAGCTCTGGACTTGTTTCCAAGCGTTTCGGTTTTTGATCGTTAGGTGGTAAATACCTCAAGAGTTGTTCTCGTACTGCAGTGGGAACATCCATTACCAGAAAGCGTTTGGCTTGATTAGTCCATAATTTAGCAAATCCACGCTCTTCATCATCTACATAGGTTTTTGTCCCGCCCCAGTCAGTGAAAACGTGAAAGCTTTCCCAATTGCTTGTCCAACCTTTGGCTGTTTCATTAACACTGCCATTAAAGGCTAGTCGGTTTCCCGCTTTGTCTTCGATCGCTCCTGCTTTTTCATGAAAAATACCTTGTATGGGAAGTGGTTGGCGATCTAGACTACAGGGTAAGGCAAGTTTGACTTCTAAATAACCACGAGCAATCATCCAGGATAAGAGTTCTAGTGCGTCTGCTTCTTCATCATTTTCTGCAACTAGAGGAGAATTAGACAGGGAACGATCTATGACTTCTCTGAGTTTTTCACCTCGTGCGATGGAGTCTACTTCTTTTTCTTGAAGAGTACAGCCAATGATTAACCGCATCACTCCATGATTGCGGATTAAACCTTCAATTCCCAATGCGGCGAGGGTGAGGATGCGAGCGGAAAAAAATCCTGTAGAGCGATCGTATCTGACTGCACAATTCAAAGCAGGTTCGTAAAACTCTTTAATTAAGCTCAAAGTGTCAGAGTCATATTTAGTTTGCCAAGTGTAGTCTGTAAGTAAACTCATAGATTTTTATGCATTAGAATGTAAGCGTGCATTTAACTACAGTTTCATCCCATACAAAATATAATTTTTCATCCGATTTCTTGGATACAAGTAGTAATAAATAAAGCTGTAAATAATTTTGTTTTCCTCTGGTTTAGGCATAATTAGGATAAAAATACGATTTATTTTTGAATAGTGCGGTAAGTTTGATGAGGAGCGTTCGGTTTTTCAGGATTTGTATATTCAAGCAATCCTTCATCAATTAAAGGCTTTAAATACTGGTCTAATAAATATTTTCTATTTCGTTTTAATAAAGATTCTAATTCACTAGATGCGCGACTTTTTAGTTCGCACAACTCAAGGATTAAACTTTTGATTTCCTCTGGTTCGTTTCGTTTACCTATTTTCGTTAATCGCTCTTCCAATGAATCTTTTTTATTGGGAGTAAATAATTCAAGAGTCAGTTGTTCAGGTGTAAGTGTACTACTATCCAGGTTAGAATTTTCCAACTGTCCAGATAAGCTTTCTCTAGCAGGTGTACTACTATCCAGGTTAGAGTTTTCCAACTGTCCAGATAAGCTTTCTCTAGCAGGTGTACTACTATCCAGGTTAGAGTTTTCCAACTGTCCAGATAAGCTTTCTCTAGCAGGTGTACTACTATCCAGGTTAGGGTTTTCCAACTGTCTAGATAAGCTTTTCCTATCAGGTGTACTACTGTCTAAATTAGATTTATCTACCTCTGATTCATCCTTTGATTGAAACTCAGGGCTAAGAATGTAGCAAGTAGCCGATCCTTTGCCTTGTTGTAGTAGTAGTCCGGCATCCCGTAAGCGTCTCAGGTGTTGACTAGCTGTAAGAGTATCAACATCATTAGTGAAACGGTAAATAAAATTATTAATAATCTTCACTTGGCTCAATAGAACCAATGCTTTGACTTCATCATTACTTAATGCGTAATTTTTAAATTGTTTCAGCCATTCAATATCATCTCCATCAAGGAGATGATGAGTAAAAAGGGTAACGTGAAAATAATCTCTATCGCGATTGGAAACAAACAAAGGTAGGGTCAAGTTAGCTTCTAGCATTTTCTCTAACATCACCCGACCTCCAGATCCTTTTGTTTCTGCAATGTTTACTTCATGGAGAACTGCTGCAATTTTTTCGTTACGAGTTTTAGAACCAGGTTGATCGAATTCATCTGTAGGTTTAAGAGAATAACCAGGATTACGAATTTCTAGACGGTCAGAAAAGCGAATAATCTGGACAGGACTCCATTCTCGATAGTTACGATGCATTAAGGCATTAACGATCGCCTCTCGGATCACTTTACGGGGAATCAGGGGGGTTTCTCGGCGGTGAATGTCATTTTCTGCAAGATTAAAGGCTTTGGGGAGATCGTTAAGGACAAGGGTGATTAATTTGGGAATAGCTAATAGTAGGGGTTCGCGGATTTCGATACTTTGATAACGCTTATCCAGATCTGAAACCCACTCTTTACCTTCTACAAGGATGTAGTCGATACGGTGCATGGGGAAGTAGCGTCGCAAGGCGATCGCATTTCCAAATAAGATTAATCCGGCTATAGTGGGGCAATATTCTCCTTTTTGAGTGGGATGTTTGGTGAGCACATTTAGGGCAAAAAGTAGCTTCCGATCCTCATAACCGAGTTCACTAGCGTTAGAGTTTACGGCTTGTCTTTCTCTGCGATAAGCGGCGATCGCTTCTGGATCTAAATCATCGAAGGTAGCGTCTGGGATTGGTGTAGTGTCATAGGTTTGATAACTGCGTTCTTGATAGAACCGTTCTATGTCTTTTTCAGTACAGCGTTGGTCAGTAGAGGAAATGCGTCTGTATGCACCTTTAGGAAGCCCTTGATTTTTTATATAAATAGGTTTTTCTGAAGGTTGGGCTTCGGGGATAAAAGCAACAATTATGGTTTTACCGTCTTTGATAGCGAGCTCTATATAAGGACGAATGGGAATGTTAAAAACTTCGCTACATTGGCTAGATAAGTCTGTTTGAATTTTGTCAGGGTTAATGATTCCTTCGATTTCATACTCATTGTTGTTACTGTCTTGTGGAGATTTAATCCCAAGGAGCAAGTATCCGCCACCTAAACCAGGTTCATTGGCAAATGCGCTAATGGTTTCCCAGCAACTTTTACCTACTTCTGATGCTTTCTTGGCTTCGATTTCTGTACTTTCGTCTTGGATAGTGAGGAATTCCCAAAGTTCATCGAAGGTTAGCATTATTCTCGATCTCCTTCCTGTAGTTCAAGATTGAGGGTGGAAAGATTAAGCTCATAAACTCCACAAGGTTTAAAGTTCGCTTTTTTCTGTCCCACTTTAACATTCACTGACTACTTTGACCAGACTCCAATAACTTCGGTTCTTTTTCTTGCAACATTTGGATTTCTTTTTTTCCTAATTCGGCATAGATATCAGGCGATTGAACAACTATAGCAATCCTAAATCATTTGCAAACAGTTAGATCCCCGACTTCTCAAAGAAGTCGGGGATCTGAACACTCGAATTTACACAAATCAGATAGGATTGCTATATTTTATTCGTTAAATAAAAATGTTCTTAGTGCAAATCTCTTCAAATATATTGAAAATAACTCATGCATAAGAAAATTTTGCTAAGAGTTTCCGTCTTTTTGATTCTTCATAATTCAATTTCCTACGCTATTTGAATATTGAGCCACAATTCTAATTGTTTGGGTCGTGCAACTTTTTCGCTAAAAGCTAAGCGACGCAAGCTTTCTAAGACATCAAAATCTTTAGCAGCTTCTGCTACCTCTCCTTCTTCTCCTGCAAAGCCCGTGTAGGTAATGGAAACAGGTAACACTTCCACACCTTGGGCTTTATGAGTAAACATGAGAGTGAGAATTCCATCTTCTTTAAGAACGCGGCGACATTCTGCAAAAATACTTGCCATGCGTTCTTGATAGTCTTTGGTAGCTAATGCTTTTGCGCCTTTTTCTCCTTGAAATTTAGCAGGGTTAGCTACCGCTTCGTTTTCTTTATCTGTCAGTTGACGAGTGAAGAATTCAGGGTAAACATAACCTGCTGTACGTTTAAGCCAAACATAGAAGAAGTCGCTTAATTCCGCATACATTACGTTGTCATAGTAGGGAGGATCGAAGACAACAGCATCTACGCTGCTATCTTCTAAATGAACGAGATTATCTCCAGAGTCGTTAGTAATGGTAATATTGGGACAGGTAAACGAAGTTGTTAGCTTTAGATCGAGTTGCTTGCTTTTGCTGCTAGCTTTTTTGATGTCAATGTCTGGACGACTTAACTCGATAAGTTCTTCAATACATTTTCCAGTTTGTGCGATCGCCCAATCATAACCTAGTCCAGTAATTAAGGGTGCCATTTCAGCATAAGACCAACAAAAAGCAAAATCATGACGATTAAAAGTATTTGCCACAACTTCTCTTGTTGGCATCCATACAGACATTCGAGAGTTATAATTCAGCAGTTTATCTAAAGCAAAACTTAAATAAATAAATGCTGCTTTAGTTGTTTCATCTAACGTTCCTTGTAGTTCTTCTTTTTCTAATAATTCTCGGAATACTTCTACACTTGTCCCATGACAAAGAAGTTGACGAGGATTAAATAAATCTCTCCAATATCGAACACCGTAATTTCTTGAACGATCAGCAAACATAGGAAGATATTCCTCGGTAGGAACAAAATTCTAAGCTTCCCATTCAATTAATTTTTCTACTAGCTTTTCCTTAATTGCTACTAAATTATCATCAGTATGTGGAGGTACGCGGTATCCCCTCTCCCATTTTTCTCTAATTTTACCTGTTTTAGTTTGTGTTTCTATTCTTTCTTTATATACGATAGCGAATAATTGATCGCCCATTTCTCCTGCTTGTGCTTGAGATCTTATCTCATCACCTGAAACAACTCGATTACAATCAGGATAGGGACACTGAGCATCACCTTTGCTAACTGTACCTGCTGATTGGTCTTTGCTTTTACTAACGATTTCAAATTCACAAATGCGTTTATTTAAATCTGGCTTTAAGCGTACTCCTGTGCCATCAGGTGCTAGTTTCCAGTTAGGAGAAAGAGGGATAATGCCTTCGCAATAAGGACAACGTATAGTACGGGCATAAATGTAATTGGTTGCGATTCATATTCAGCCGTCAGTTTGACTTGTTTATCTGCACCTGAGACAGTGTTAATTGCGCCAAGCAGTTTAAACCCATCACCACTATCAAAAACCCTTAAACTGAGCAAGCTAATTTTCTTAACTTGTGCGCCTCGTGCATCTTCCCAGATTTTGGTTAAAGCTTCCCGCAATGGTGCTAGAATTACCCGTTCAGAGGACAGTCAGCTACTCGTTTCATCCATAAAACTGGCAAAGGTAATACGCCAACTTGAGGGACACAATGCACGTTTAAACACCTTAGCCTTCGACCTCGTGGTATTCCACAAACTAAAAAACAGGTTGCGGTCAAGTGCGATGTCAACTATAATATAGGGACCTATCAAAACCTTCACAGGTTACGTTTTTCCTTTAAGTACCCCCACTTGGCTGTTCTGCATCAAAGTCTGGTGATGTTAGGTGGAGTATTTTCGAGCAAGTCCTTCAAAGCTTGGACTTTCAGATTTTGTAGATGATATTGCTTCTCCCAATTACACCAATGATGCTTAGCTCAAGGCTGAACAGATTGGTTATGTTAAAAGTGAGCAAAAGAGCGTTGTATAAAACTACTAAGTTAAATGTATCATATTCTAAATAACGTTCCGATACAAATGAACTATATTTAAAATATCCAATATGTTTATCTTAGAAAAATCAATGGTAGCAAAACCTTTTCTAAAATGGGCGGGAGGGAAAGGTCAACTCCTCGATCAGATGAATAGTTTTTTTCCCAATGAATTAGCAGAGGGTTCAATAAAAAAATACGTAGAGCCATTTGTTGGAGGTGGAGCAGTTTTCTTGCATCTGGTTCAAAACTATCCAATTCAAGAAGTTTTTATTTTTGATATTAATATTGAATTAGTCATAGCATACAAAACCATTCAATGCAGTGTAGAGGAACTAATTTCACTTTTATTAGATATACAAAATAAGTATTTATCTCTTGATGATAAGGAAAGAAAAACATACTTTTATCAAGTGAGGGCAGAATTTAATTGGCGACGCAAAGAAATAGATTCAACCAAATATAATTCAGAATGGATTGAGAGAACTGCACAAATCATTTTTCTAAACCGTACTTGTTTCAATGGACTTTTTAGAGTGAATTCAAACGGAAGTTTTAATGTTCCAGTAGGTAGATATAAAAACCCTAATATATGCGATCATACAAATTTAAAAGCTGTTTCTGAAGCTCTTAAAAAGACTCAAATTCATTATGGAGACTTTAGTAAGTGTGAAGAATCTGTAGATAGTAATACATTTGTTTATTTCGATCCACCTTATAGACCAATTAGTAAAACGTCTAACTTTACTTCATATTCACAAAATATATTTGATGATTCTGAACAATTGCGACTGCGAGACTTTTTCAAATCTCTTGATGCAAAGAGAGCTAAATTACTTTTAAGTAACTCCGATCCAAAAAATGAAGATGTTAACGATAATTTTTTTGATAATTCCTATGCAGGTTATCGTATTGAAAGAGTCATGGCTGTACGCAATATAAATTGTGATGCTTCAAAGCGGAAACTAATTAAGGAAATTTTAATTATGAATTACTAAAAGCCTATATTTGACTCTAAACTCTAGTAAGTACTGCTCGCATTCCCCAAAAAATCAAATTCTGTTCCACATAGAACCGTGCTGCAATCTCAGGAAACTGGGATTGCAAATAGTTTATTAACAAGGTGCGATCGCCTCCAGTCATTGCAATCTTCCCCTCAGGGTAATCCCGCCTCCACGCCTCAACAAAATCTTTGATTCCAGCAACTAGAGTATAGATAACTCCACTTTGTATTGCTTCTTCAGTCTTTAAAGCAAACCGTTGTGGAAGTTGCTCTTGTCGTTCAACCATTGGTAATTGTCCAGTTTTTTGAGCAAGCGTCTTAAACTGTAGACCTAACCCTGGAAGAATTGCGCCGCCAACTAAACGTTTGTTAGCGTCTGCACCTGTAAAAGTTAGTGCTGTTCCCGCATCAATAACTAACATGGGAAAACCCCAATTCTGCCCAGCACCCAACAAAGCTAGGGAGCGATCGATTCCTAGTGTAGGATAAAGACCTTGTAAGGGGATTTGGTCTAAGGTGATAACGCGAACATTTGGGTAAGATTGCCAGAGTTCTGTTTGACTAGGAACCACAGAAGCTAGAAGTAGGGAGTAGGGAGTAGGGAGTAGGGAGTGGGGGAGGAGGGGAGTGAGGGAGGGGGGGAAATGGGTTATGAAGTCCTCTAATGTTTTACAGTTAGATAATTGATGTATAACTTTTGGTGGCAAATGGTCTGTGTCCCAAGCAGAAATGTCTGATTTGCCTGTAAACCACGCCCAATGCAGTCGAGAATTCCCTATCATCAATGCCAGCCATAAAGTACTGTTTGCCATTCTTCCTACTCCCCACTCCCCACTCCCTCTCATAAACTTTTTTTAACCAAATAATATAAATTTTCATAAAACGTTACAAAAAACTCGTGGCACAATAGAAGCAGAGTAATAAATACTCATTCGCTTAGGAGGGGATATTATGGTAGCACTCACCGAAAAAACTAACAAAAGGCTGACCATGCAGATAGTCGATATTGCTTCCGACACAACGGCAATTCGATCTCTGGATTGGGACCGAGACCGCTTTGATATTGAGTTCGGTCTGCAAAATGGAACTACCTACAACTCATTCCTCATACGCGGTGAGCACACAGCATTGGTGGATACATCTCACGAAAAGTTTCGCCAACTGTTTTTAGATACCCTAAAAGGTTTGGTTAATCCAGCCGATATCAGTTATTTAATTATCAGCCATACCGAGCCAGACCACAGTGGTTTAGTTAAAGATGTGTTACAACTTGCTCCAGAGATTACTGTTGTTGGCTCGAAAGTCGCTATTCAATTTCTGGAAAATTTAGTGCATCAGCCTTTCAAGCGCCAAATTGTGAAAAATGGCGATCGCTTGGATTTAGGCAACGGACACGAATTAGAATTTGTGATTGCACCCAATTTACACTGGCCTGACACCATCTTTACCTTTGACCACAAAACCCAAACTCTCTTCACCTGTGACGCTTTTGGGTTGCACTACTGCTCGGACAGTACCTATGACGAAGATTTAAAAGCGATTGAAGCTGATTTTGAATATTACTATGAATGTCTGATGGCTCCTAATGCCCGCTCGGTCTTATCTGCGCTCAAGCGCATGGCTGAACTGGAAAAGATTAGCTTAGTTGCCACAGGCCACGGTCCCCTATTATATCACAATGTTGAAGAATTAACCGGACGCTACCGCAATTGGAGCCAAACACAAACTAAAGCAGAAACAACAGTCGGGGTCTTTTATACCTCAGATTACGGGTATAGCTATCGTCTAGCTCAAGCAATAGCTTTGGGTATCACAAAAACGGGCGTTGCTGTTGAACTGATAGACTTACGTGCCGTTAGTGACTTGGTAGAATTGCGAGAGCTTGTCAGTCGCTGTGGTGGAATTGTCGTTGGAATGTCTCCAGCTTCAGATGCAACTCAGATTCAAGGTGCTCTCAGTACCATCTTAGGTTCTGTGAACGAGAAACAAGCAGTCGGAATCTTTGAGTCAGGCGGAGGAGATGACGAACCAATTGACCCATTACTAAGTAAATTCCGGAATTTAGGTTTAACAACAGCGTTCCCAGCGATTCGGATTAAACAAACGCCCACAGAAAACACCTACAAGCTTTGTGAAGAAGCAGGAACAGACTTAGGACAGTGGGTGACACGCGATCGCAGCATCAAGCAGATGAAATCTTTAGGTGCTGACCTCGACAAAGCCTTAGGTAGAATCAGTGGCGGGCTGTACATTATCACTGCGAAAAAGGGCGATGTATCCAGTGCCATGTTAGCGTCTTGGGTCAGCCAAGCCAGTTTCAAACCCATAGGCATAACAATAGCGGTTGCCAAAGACAGGGCAATTGAATCGCTGATGCAAGTGGGCGATAAGTTTGTACTTAACGTCTTAGAAGAAGACAACTACCAACGCCTGATGAAGCACTTCCTCAAACGATTTGCTCCAGGTGCTGACCGCTTTGAAGGAGTCAAAACCCAATCAGCAGAAAATGGAGCACCCATCCTTACAGAAGCTTTGGCATATATGGAGTGCGAAGTGGTCAGTAGAATGGACGGTGGCGATCACTGGATTGTATACAGCACGGTTTACGCAGGACGGGTGAGCAAGACAGAAGCCCTCACCGCCGTTCACCATCGTAAGGTTGGAAATCATTATTAGATTTTGGATTTTGGATTTTGGATTTTAGATTGAGGGATTTGAGATTTTAGATTGGGGATTTGAGATTTTTGATCGATCAAAAATCTCAAATCCTAAAAACCTAACACTAGAAATAATCTAAAATCTAAGAC
This genomic interval from Scytonema hofmannii PCC 7110 contains the following:
- a CDS encoding DUF1156 domain-containing protein; the encoded protein is MFADRSRNYGVRYWRDLFNPRQLLCHGTSVEVFRELLEKEELQGTLDETTKAAFIYLSFALDKLLNYNSRMSVWMPTREVVANTFNRHDFAFCWSYAEMAPLITGLGYDWAIAQTGKCIEELIELSRPDIDIKKASSKSKQLDLKLTTSFTCPNITITNDSGDNLVHLEDSSVDAVVFDPPYYDNVMYAELSDFFYVWLKRTAGYVYPEFFTRQLTDKENEAVANPAKFQGEKGAKALATKDYQERMASIFAECRRVLKEDGILTLMFTHKAQGVEVLPVSITYTGFAGEEGEVAEAAKDFDVLESLRRLAFSEKVARPKQLELWLNIQIA
- a CDS encoding type II toxin-antitoxin system VapC family toxin, with translation MSQDPVLLDTDTLSVILRQNPLVLAKAQSYLAQHSRFTFSIITRYEILRGLKAKTANKQLEAFEQFCTNNIILPLTDEIVVQAADIYAELRRKGAPIGDADILIAASAMVNSMAIVTNNQSHFCQISGLTVYNWLA
- a CDS encoding SNF2-related protein translates to MSLLTDYTWQTKYDSDTLSLIKEFYEPALNCAVRYDRSTGFFSARILTLAALGIEGLIRNHGVMRLIIGCTLQEKEVDSIARGEKLREVIDRSLSNSPLVAENDEEADALELLSWMIARGYLEVKLALPCSLDRQPLPIQGIFHEKAGAIEDKAGNRLAFNGSVNETAKGWTSNWESFHVFTDWGGTKTYVDDEERGFAKLWTNQAKRFLVMDVPTAVREQLLRYLPPNDQKPKRLETSPELEASTLNTVEIGSIDTTTETNNQPPDLQEQFKQIWSMIQYGAAIPGRGDRVGEATCAIIPYPHQISAFQRLYQNWPPKLLIADEVGLGKTIQAGLLIRQAWLAGIAKRILILAPKAVLTQWQIELNTPRLTMIEVSELALNRKPFFTESEYNV
- a CDS encoding ATP-binding protein; translation: MLTFDELWEFLTIQDESTEIEAKKASEVGKSCWETISAFANEPGLGGGYLLLGIKSPQDSNNNEYEIEGIINPDKIQTDLSSQCSEVFNIPIRPYIELAIKDGKTIIVAFIPEAQPSEKPIYIKNQGLPKGAYRRISSTDQRCTEKDIERFYQERSYQTYDTTPIPDATFDDLDPEAIAAYRRERQAVNSNASELGYEDRKLLFALNVLTKHPTQKGEYCPTIAGLILFGNAIALRRYFPMHRIDYILVEGKEWVSDLDKRYQSIEIREPLLLAIPKLITLVLNDLPKAFNLAENDIHRRETPLIPRKVIREAIVNALMHRNYREWSPVQIIRFSDRLEIRNPGYSLKPTDEFDQPGSKTRNEKIAAVLHEVNIAETKGSGGRVMLEKMLEANLTLPLFVSNRDRDYFHVTLFTHHLLDGDDIEWLKQFKNYALSNDEVKALVLLSQVKIINNFIYRFTNDVDTLTASQHLRRLRDAGLLLQQGKGSATCYILSPEFQSKDESEVDKSNLDSSTPDRKSLSRQLENPNLDSSTPARESLSGQLENSNLDSSTPARESLSGQLENSNLDSSTPARESLSGQLENSNLDSSTLTPEQLTLELFTPNKKDSLEERLTKIGKRNEPEEIKSLILELCELKSRASSELESLLKRNRKYLLDQYLKPLIDEGLLEYTNPEKPNAPHQTYRTIQK
- a CDS encoding glycerol acyltransferase codes for the protein MPDISYQAQPPLEFIPPALDPLFLRVVQLVLPKWIRWQTAINHIEADNVEVLVDLYRQFQEGKIRFMLAFRHPKTDDPFALGYLLYHILPKVARHGGTVLQHPIHAHFIYDRGIPLWAGSHVGWIVSHLGGTPIQRGKADWTGLRSARDLFVNGQFPMAAAPEGATNGLSEIVNPLEPGIAQMGFWCAEDLQKDKRDEQVFIVPVGIRYNYVAAPWDSIANLLTELETIIGVASSPSPATFDCLYPRLISVSERLLSLMEEFYKRFYHRKLPVPESGLDVNELFAARLQAVLDVVLQVAEGYFDLQAKGNFSDRCRRVEQAGWNYIFREEFKDIKALSPVEKALGDRIAEEANLRMWHMRLVENLVAVTGKYVREKPTAERFAETTLLLWNVVNRITGGNPVRTPNLGKQNVKIIIGEPLSVSKRYPAYKASRQGARQAVADLTKDLQQRLEGLVLKDNT
- a CDS encoding antitoxin family protein, which codes for MQTLKAIYENGVFRPLEEPELIEGQFVQLIVEPTTPLSPQDMLQLAAQVYEGLSATDIDEIEEIALNRDNFFSDRTEA
- a CDS encoding pantothenate kinase yields the protein MANSTLWLALMIGNSRLHWAWFTGKSDISAWDTDHLPPKVIHQLSNCKTLEDFITHFPPSLTPLLPHSLLPTPYSLLLASVVPSQTELWQSYPNVRVITLDQIPLQGLYPTLGIDRSLALLGAGQNWGFPMLVIDAGTALTFTGADANKRLVGGAILPGLGLQFKTLAQKTGQLPMVERQEQLPQRFALKTEEAIQSGVIYTLVAGIKDFVEAWRRDYPEGKIAMTGGDRTLLINYLQSQFPEIAARFYVEQNLIFWGMRAVLTRV
- a CDS encoding DNA adenine methylase, giving the protein MFILEKSMVAKPFLKWAGGKGQLLDQMNSFFPNELAEGSIKKYVEPFVGGGAVFLHLVQNYPIQEVFIFDINIELVIAYKTIQCSVEELISLLLDIQNKYLSLDDKERKTYFYQVRAEFNWRRKEIDSTKYNSEWIERTAQIIFLNRTCFNGLFRVNSNGSFNVPVGRYKNPNICDHTNLKAVSEALKKTQIHYGDFSKCEESVDSNTFVYFDPPYRPISKTSNFTSYSQNIFDDSEQLRLRDFFKSLDAKRAKLLLSNSDPKNEDVNDNFFDNSYAGYRIERVMAVRNINCDASKRKLIKEILIMNY